From the Pomacea canaliculata isolate SZHN2017 linkage group LG14, ASM307304v1, whole genome shotgun sequence genome, one window contains:
- the LOC112555908 gene encoding potassium voltage-gated channel protein egl-36-like, translating to MASTCIFTMSFSDPGMNRRKESAVIFNDFLENNSTVSVVRLNVGGDSSTRLPTHFENTPTHLLGSLSPQSPYFNRWRREYFFDRNASIFAAILDLYRNNELHLPQNVCGNATLRELEFWRVPVIWVAACCWSNITVALQDQQLAIDLHNKVWRKEPQKPKKRSMWRSKVWKILSEPRSSIASVLWNIIVLVVTVALAVNLYLINLPEYREKRVLSPEKMESLEKLNGTRLYTMLTTKARLGGLVTDVCVLSILVMEFLVKVCVCPSLRSFADFFNVLYGFSLVASAMAHFFENYFIDQMDKYLTTYSLLRAIHFMPLLRILDLLDAHQSLRITWLAFKKSRSELLVLLFVFAILATILGAFAFYCELSNNHFAGTVGTSIYWAVITMTTVGYGDFTVSSSCGRGIAMVGSMMGMVLMANARCHRDAEVPRVPLAAEDQRRETNSAVELLRTVQEPHRNLPPQEISLRTDVLHQRILITTDVLDQPNLITPLTLSPLTPIPTPASPPQASPK from the exons ATGGCTTCAACCTGCATCTTCACCATGAGCTTCAGCGACCCGGGAATGAATCGAAGAAAGGAGTCGGCTGTCATCTTCAACGACTTCCTCGAGAATAACTCGACTGTTAGTGTGGTGCGACTGAATGTCGGGGGAGACTCTTCAACACGACTACCGACACACTTCGAAA atacCCCAACACACCTGCTTGGGTCCCTCTCGCCTCAGTCGCCCTACTTCAACAGGTGGAGACGAGAATACTTCTTCGACAGGAACGCCAGCATCTTCGCCGCCATCTTGGATCTGTACAGGAACAACGAACTCCACCTCCCGCAAAATGTCTGCGGGAACGCCACCTTGAG GGAGCTGGAGTTCTGGCGGGTGCCGGTGATCTGGGTGGCGGCCTGCTGCTGGAGCAACATCACCGTCGCCTTGCAGGACCAGCAGCTGGCCATCGACCTGCACAACAAAGTCTGGCGCAAAGAACCGCAGAAGCCAAAGAAGAGAAGCATgtggaggtcaaaggtctgGAAGATCCTCAGCGAACCCAGGAGCAGCATTGCTTCAGTG TTATGGAACATAATTGTTCTGGTGGTCACAGTGGCGTTAGCCGTTAACTTGTACCTGATCAACTTACCTGAGTACCGCGAAAAGCGGGTGTTGTCGCCGGAAAAAATGGAATCCCTTGAAAAGCTTAACGGAACAAGACTCTACACCATGCTGACCACGAAAGCACGTCTGGGGGGGTTG GTAACAGACGTGTGTGTGCTCAGCATACTGGTGATGGAGTTTCTGGTGAAGGTCTGTGTCTGCCCCAGCCTCAGATCCTTTGCCGACTTCTTCAACGTCCTGTACGGCTTCAGTCTTGTGGCCAGCGCCATGGCCCACTTCTTCGAAAACTATTTCATCGAT CAGATGGATAAGTACCTGACGACCTACTCTCTGCTCCGTGCCATCCACTTCATGCCCCTCCTGCGCATCCTCGACCTGCTGGACGCCCACCAGTCCCTCCGCATCACGTGGCTGGCTTTCAAGAAGAGCCGCAGCGAGCTTCTGGTTCTCCTCTTCGTCTTCGCCATCTTGGCCACCATCTTGGGCGCCTTTGCCTTCTACTGCGAACTGTCCAACAATCACTTCGCCGGCACCGTGGGAACCAGCATCTATTGGGCGGTCATCACCATGACAACGGTGGGATACGGGGACTTTACGGTCTCCTCGTCCTGCGGTCGAGGG ATAGCCATGGTGGGTTCCATGATGGGGATGGTGCTGATGGCGAATGCCCGTTGCCATCGTGACGCAGAGGTTCCACGTGTACCGCTTGCGGCAGAGGATCAACGAAGAGAAACGAACTCGGCAGTTGAGTTACTTAGGACTGTCCAAGAACCGCATCGGAATCTTCCTCCGCAGGAAATCAGCCTTCGGACCGATGTTCTCCACCAGCGGATCCTCATCACTACCGATGTTCTCGACCAGCCGAACCTCATCACTCCCCTAACCCTCAGCCCCCTGACACCAATCCCTACCCCAGCCTCACCCCCTCAGGCCTCGCCGAAATAA